In Candidatus Binatia bacterium, the genomic stretch GCGCTGGCATCGGGCCACGCGTTTCGAACGTCGCACCAGGCCTCGTCCCACAGCTCGATGCCTTCGAGATCCTCGAGCGTGATGAGGCCCGACTGGATGCCGTCGTCGATGTCGTGGCCGTTGTAGGCAACCTCGTCGCAGAAATCGACGATCTGCGCCTCCAGCGGCGGCGCGCTCTTCGCGTCGAAGTCCGCAACCCGCGGCCGATCGAAACGGCCCGAATGCTTGACGATGCCTTCGCGAACTTCGTACGTGAGATTGAGACCGTCAAAGGTTGGATATCGCTGCTCGAGCACCTCGACGATTCGCAGGCTCTGGCTGTTGTGGTCGAAGCCGCCGTAGTCCTTCATGAGGTCGTCGAGCACGTGCTCGCCGGCGTGCCCGAACGGCGTGTGGCCGAGGTCGTGCGCGAGCGCGACCGCTTCGGCAAGGTCGCGGTTGAGCCCGAGCATCGCCGCCACCGTGCGCGTGATCTGCGCGCATTCCATCGTGTGGGTCAGCCGCGTTCGGTAGTAGTCGCCTTCGTGGTTGACGAAGACCTGGGTCTTGTACTCGAGGCGGCGGAACGCGCTCGAGTGGATGATGCGGTCCCGGTCGCGCTGGAACGCGGCGCGGAACGCGTGCTCGGGCTCCGGGAACGCCCTGCCCCGGCTGTCCTTCGAGTGCATCGCCCACGGCGCGAGCGACACCCTCTCCTGTTCCTCGAAGAACGCTCGATCGCGCGTCGTCATCGCCCGCTCCCGGGCTCCGGCTACTTGAGCGTCGTCGTGGTCGTGGTCGAAGTGCTCGTCGTCGTCGTCGCCGTCGTGGCCGGTGCGAAGAAGATGTCCTTGAACTGCGAGTCGATCGTGTCGGTGGCGCCGAACGTATCGCAGCCGCTGCCGTCGCTGTCGCAGGAGATCACGCGCTGGCCGACCGGGTCGGCCACGAGGACGTCGTTGCCGGTCTGGTCCTTGGACGGATTGACGGCGATCGCGCTCGGGCTGCCGGCGGCCAGCATGCCGTCGAGCTGGGAGCTGAACGCGTGGCAGCTTGCACCGTCGGCGTCGCACTCGACCACCTTGCCGCTCTCATCGGCAATCAGCAGGGAGTCGCCGAGGAAATCGAGGTCCACCGGCTCGGTCGTGGCGCCGGCAGTGCCGCCCAGAACGCCCTTCGGAGTGCCGTCGCTGCCGTCGAAGTCGAGCACGCCGGGATCGCCGTTGATGACGAGCAGGTCGCCGGTGGTCGGCGAGAACCGCAGCGCCTTCGGATGCGCCCCGACGTTGCCGAAAGTCGTGATCAGAAGGCCGCTCTGGTCATCGAAGACGGTGACCCTTCCGGTGTCCTCAGCCACGTAGAGGTTGTGTGTCTCGGGGTTGAACGTGATCGCGGCGGGATCGTCGACGAACTGGTCGGTCTCGCCGAAGGACCCGAGGATGTCGCCGGTCACGAGGTCGAACTCGCGGATGACGCGCAGGCTCGAATCGACCAGCAGCAGGTTTCCGTCGGCCGGGTTGGACGCACCCTGGAACGCGTTGGGCGTATACTGGGCCGCATCGGGGACGTCGCCGACCAGGGCGCCGTCGGTGCCGCCGAACTGGAACAGCGAGCCGACGACATACAGCGACGGGAACGTGTTGAGCGTGACCGTCTTGGTGCCGTTGGACTTGGATCCGATGGCGGTCAGGCGAACGCCGTAAGGACCGGCAACGTTCGCCAGCAAGGTAGCCGTTGCCGAGGTTCCACCCTTCCCGAGCTCGCAGATGCCGGTCGTGCAGTCGGGCGAAGTGGTTCCGGAATTGAACGCGCAGGTTCCGAAATTGATGCAGTCCGAATCGGCGTGGCAGAAGCGGGTCGTGTCGTTGCTGCAGTGGTCGTCGCTGTTGGACGAGCAGATCTCGGCGGGGTTCTCCTTGCAGTGGTCATCGAACTTGGTGTCGAGGCCGCCGCTGATCAGCAGCCACAGGAACGTCATTTTCGAGGAGTCGCCGTTGGGATCGGTGGACTTACTGCCGTCCAGGTTCCAGCGCTGCCCGACGTCGACCATCGGCGGGGTCACTTCAATGACCACGTGAGGCAACGGCGGATTCTTCTGGTTTCCGCCTCCTCCGCAGTGGCTGGCGAGCAGCATCGCCCCGACGGCTACCAGTGTGAGGCCGCGGCTCGCCGCCCCGAGAAGGGTCAGGGAAATAGGACGACGCAGAGAGAAAATTCGCACCGGGTGGGGCCCCTTTGGGTCGGACGCTGTGGTGATTCGGAAACCACCTGCACCTTAGCGGCGCAACTTGCCGGATTCAAAGCCGTCGGCGCCGCCCCGGCGCCCTGTGCAGAAGCGGGCGCCTGAGGTCCGTGCCGCCGCGTCGCACAGCGCCGCACGCCCAGCCTGTCCCGCCTGCGGCCAGGCCGAAAGCGGGCGCCGGGGCAGGCGCGTGGGCCATCGAATACGGGGACCAGCGCCTGCATCCAATCGCCAAGCCTCGCGCTGGTGCGGGGCGCTTCAGCTCGAGCTACCCGAGCACGAGGGAGAACTTTATGAAATCGAGACAATCACTTGTGACCAAGCTGCTGCTGGCTTCGGCCCTGGTGGCTCTGCCTGCGCTGCACGCGGACCTCGCTCGCGCCGCGCACGTGAGCATCGGCATAGGAATCCCGGCTCCGCCGGTACTGACGTTCTCGGCAGCGCCCGAGTTCGTCGCGCTGCCGGGAACCGGCGTCTACGTGGTCCCGGACTACGACCAGGACGTGTACTTCGTCGATGGCTGGTACTGGCGGCCGTGGGAGGGGCACTGGTACCGCTCGCACTATTATGATCGCGACTGGATCTCCTACGGCGGCGGTACCCCGTACTTCTACCGCAACATTCCCCATGACTGGCGCACCGAGTACAGCTCGCACACCTGGCACGGACGCCCGTGGAACTACGAGCGCGTGGCGCACGACCAGGTCGAGCACAACTGGAGCGCTTGGAAGCGCGAGGGGCGCTGGAACGAGAATCGAACGGTGAGCAGGCCCGAAGGCGAACAGCGAAACATCGAGCACAACCGCAGCGTGGAGACGCAGCGTGGCGGAACGCAGGTTCGCGGTGAGAATCGCGGCAGCGCCACGCAGTACCACGCACAGTCGCGTGGAGAACACGTGCAGGGAGCGCGCGGCGCGACCGAGATGAACCGCACGCAGGGTATGCGCTCCGAGACCATGCACCAGCAGCATGGGCAGCCGGCGGCGCATGAGCAGCACGCCCAGCCGATGCACGCGACGGGACATGCCGGTGGCGGCGGACATCCCACCGGCGGCGCTGCGCACGGTGCGCAGGGGCACGGCGGCGAGAAACAGAACGCCCACTGAGCCCGACCGGCCATTTGTTGGGATACGCCGGGTCGCCGAGGAATCGGCGGCCCGGCGCTTTTTTGTGACCTATTCGATGGTGAGAACGAGCTGGCGCGTCAGGCCGGCAGTTGTCGCATTGAACAGGAATTCGCTACCTGGACGAACGCGGGATCGGAGCTGAGAGAAGGCGAACCGGCCCCGCGCGGGCCGCACTCCGGCTGGCCCGCGCGGTAGAGTACGTGATCGGCGCTTTACTTTACCTTGCCGCTGCAGGTGCAGTTGCCGGAAGGCTCGGGGAAACAAGTCTGATTCGGATTCGAGCAGAAGCCGTGGCACTGCGGCGCCGTTCCGCTCGAACAGGGCTCGCCGCTGCCCGGCATGGTCGTAGTCGTCGCTGCCTCCTGCGTCGTCGTCGTATCGCCCTGGGCCGGAGTCGTCGTCGTCGTGACCTCTTCCGTCGTGGTGGTGGTCCCCTGACCGCAACCCGTCAGGCAATTCGTAAAGGTCAGCGCACAAGATGCGCCGCCGGTTTGCGCGGCACTCGCGCATGCCGTCAGGCACGGTAGCCGGTTGGTGCCGGTACACGCGTTGAGGCAGGTGCGGGCAGCGGAGGCTACCTGCTGGGAACAGATCGCGAGCCCATCGCCGCACCCGGACGGGCAGTCGCCCTCGCCCTGGGCTTCGCACTGCGACTCGCAGGTCTGCAGGGTCACGTTGCACTGGCGGCGG encodes the following:
- a CDS encoding deoxyguanosinetriphosphate triphosphohydrolase — encoded protein: MTTRDRAFFEEQERVSLAPWAMHSKDSRGRAFPEPEHAFRAAFQRDRDRIIHSSAFRRLEYKTQVFVNHEGDYYRTRLTHTMECAQITRTVAAMLGLNRDLAEAVALAHDLGHTPFGHAGEHVLDDLMKDYGGFDHNSQSLRIVEVLEQRYPTFDGLNLTYEVREGIVKHSGRFDRPRVADFDAKSAPPLEAQIVDFCDEVAYNGHDIDDGIQSGLITLEDLEGIELWDEAWCDVRNAWPDASASVLRHQAVRLLIDRLVHDLIEAIEERIRALQIRSIEDLREAMPPIAGPSPEMDRRVRELKARLFERLYQHQRVRRMAAKAARVMRGLFEAYVQDPHQMPPHVVHRAGEAMSIERVIADYIAGMTDRFALDEYAKLYDPSEKV